The following proteins are co-located in the Doryrhamphus excisus isolate RoL2022-K1 chromosome 15, RoL_Dexc_1.0, whole genome shotgun sequence genome:
- the gosr2 gene encoding Golgi SNAP receptor complex member 2 produces METLYHQTNKQIQEVQSLMGNLERTDRQSVHLLENELQARIDQIFNHLERLEILASKEPPNRRQNAKLRVDQLKYDVQHLRTALQNFQHRRYTREAQEREREELMSRTFTTNDADTSIPIDETLQLNSNLHNAHRGMDDLLGSGSSILNGLRDQRSTLKGTHKKMLDVANMLGLSNTVMRLIERRATQDKFIMIGGMLLTCVVMFVVVRYLS; encoded by the exons ATGGAGACGCTTTACCACCAGACGAATAA GCAAATCCAGGAGGTGCAGTCGCTAATGGGCAACCTGGAGAGAACAGACCGTCAGTCGGTACACT TGTTAGAGAATGAACTCCAAGCTCGAATCGACCAGATCTTCAACCATTTAGAGCGCCTGGAGATCCTGGCCAGCAAGGAGCCGCCCAACCGCCGCCAGAACGCTAAACT GCGCGTGGACCAGCTCAAGTACGACGTCCAGCACCTCCGCACCGCTCTCCAAAACTTCCAGCACAGACGCTACACCCGAGAGGCGCAGGAAAGGGAGAGGGAGGAACTCATGAGCAGAACCTTCACCACAAAC GACGCAGACACGTCCATCCCCATCGACGAGACGTTGCAGCTCAACTCAAACTTGCACAACGCCCACCGCGGCATGGACGACCTGCTGGGGAGCGGCAGCAGCATCCTCAACGGACTGCGAGATCAGAGGTCCACATTGAAG gGAACCCATAAGAAGATGCTGGACGTGGCCAACATGCTGGGTCTGTCCAATACGGTGATGAGACTCATAGAACGGAGAGCCACTCAGGATAAGTTCATCATGATCGGAGGGATGCTGCTCACGTGCGTCGTCATGTTCGTGGTCGTACGATATCTGAGCTGA
- the wnt9b gene encoding protein Wnt-9b, which yields MRSRLPRTACLLRLVALGILLSHAAAYFGLTGREPLVFLPGPFSSEASTGKAHLKQCEQMVLSRRQKRLCRREPGLAETLRESVRLSLLECRYQFRNERWNCSLDGRGSLLKRAFKETAFLLAVSSAALTHALAKACSSGRMERCTCDDSPGIQHREAWQWGVCGDNLKYSTKFLKRFLSQKRISKDLRAQVDGHNINVGIRAVKSGLKTTCKCHGVSGSCAVRTCWKQLSPFHDTGRLLKYRYDMAMRVLSVTNAATGESELAGPHRHSQSLRTTDLVYLEDSPSFCRPSRYSPGTGGRSCAKDTSCQSLCCGRGYNTAMRLTSLSCHCQVRWCCHVECQTCVREEEVYTCKNT from the exons ATGCGCTCCAGGCTCCCTCGGACCGCATGCCTACTGCGGCTCGTTGCGCTCGGCATCCTACTTTCACACGCCGCAGCTTATTTTGG GCTGACAGGACGCGAGCCCTTGGTGTTTCTGCCGGGTCCATTCTCCAGCGAAGCTTCCACGGGCAAAGCCCACCTGAAGCAGTGCGAGCAGATGGTCCTGTCCCGGCGCCAGAAGAGGCTGTGCCGCCGGGAGCCCGGCCTGGCCGAGACGCTGCGGGAGTCGGTGCGCCTGAGCCTGCTGGAATGCCGCTACCAGTTCCGGAACGAGCGCTGGAACTGCAGTCTGGACGGCCGGGGGAGCCTGCTGAAGAGAG CCTTCAAGGAGACCGCCTTCCTCCTGGCGGTGTCGTCGGCGGCGCTGACCCACGCGCTGGCCAAGGCGTGCAGCTCGGGCCGCATGGAGCGCTGCACCTGCGACGATTCCCCCGGCATCCAGCACCGGGAGGCGTGGCAGTGGGGGGTGTGCGGCGACAACCTCAAGTACAGCACCAAGTTCCTCAAGAGGTTCCTGAGCCAGAAGAGGATCAGCAAGGACCTGAGGGCTCAGGTGGACGGCCACAACATCAACGTGGGGATTCGT GCGGTGAAGAGCGGCCTCAAGACCACCTGCAAGTGTCACGGGGTTTCCGGATCCTGCGCGGTACGGACTTGTTGGAAGCAGCTGTCTCCCTTCCACGACACGGGCCGCCTGCTCAAGTACCGCTACGACATGGCCATGCGAGTCCTCAGCGTCACCAACGCCGCTACCGGCGAGAGCGAGCTAGCCGGGCCGCACCGCCACAGCCAGAGCCTCCGCACCACCGATCTGGTCTATTTGGAGGACTCGCCTAGTTTCTGCCGACCGTCGCGCTACTCGCCGGGAACCGGCGGACGCTCGTGCGCCAAAGACACCAGCTGTCAGAGTCTGTGCTGCGGGCGGGGCTACAACACGGCCATGCGCCTCACTAGCCTGTCCTGCCACTGCCAGGTGCGCTGGTGCTGCCATGTGGAGTGCCAGACGTGCGTCCGGGAAGAGGAGGTCTACACTTGCAAGAACACGTAA